CCTTTTCCCGAGGGCACTTACTCTAAATTGGGGGCAATCACTTCTTGTAAGGCACTGCATATCCCAGCTCAGCCTcagcccctccagcagctctgtagGGGCCTGCTTGAACATGAAACTCTTCCATAAACCCCAGCACAACCAGTGGGGTACGAGCTGAATAGCTTTGCTTAGGGCCTCCATAGGTATCATTaaaacctcaaaatacaacCATTCCTTTCTAATGCATTCATTAAGTCTCCTGAACTTGGGTTAACAGGAAGAGAGTGTCAGAGATCTTAGGGCAAAAAATGTTTGGAGGACGCAAaccatttctttaaataataaattgtAAAGAAAGATATACATTTGCAGCTCTCAGTCACATTCCCTCCGAAGGTGTTAGCTAGGCAACCAGCGATGGTCTCGGTATATTCTTATTCTCTCCAGATCTGGAGGCTGGATGTGGAGAAAGCTTTGCCATGATTACGCAATGAAAATAGAGGGGGGAGTAAAAAAGAACTTGCTGCATGTAAAAACATGCCTACACCCCCCAGAGCAGGGGTGGTTGTGGCATCAAAAGGGTCTTACATCTGCTTCATAGACGTCCGCAATAGCTTCAGAGGAGTGGAAGAGGCAAAGTGGTAACTGTAGTAAAACACAACATTGTTAGAGGTTTTGGAATTAATCAGGGAgatctggtttttttcactgggaaggaaaaaaatcttgcttaGAGAAAGTGTCAAGTCAACTGCTCTTAGTCAGGATTGATTTATCACAGAATGATCTATCCTGTGACCTTGAATCTGTTATCCAGGGTCAGATCCTGACATCCTCAGACTCTGAAGCAATCCAGTGTTACAGTGAAGGCAGAGGAAATACTGCTTATTGCCTAAGGGCACCCTGATCTTGCCCATAATTTCAATGATCCTGTTTCTCCCTCTGCACTTGGATTAGCGTTGAGGCTGTGGGTTCAAAAGTGATGTTTGAGTACATAAGAcccaaaaaaagagatttttaaggAAGAGTCAGTCTTCTCAGCCTCTGTCTTCAAGGTCTGCTCCTAGGCACAGCAACTGTCAGGATATGTGTTTGTTGgatacattatttattttatcattaaTTGCCTAATTGACTTTCTTTCTCCAGTTACACAATAGTGATGAGTTGTTTGTTAGGAATACATCTACTCATGGCAGACTCAGGCAAGGCAAATTCTAACTTCTGGAATTCCAACTGTTCAGTTTGTAGTTTTCCAAATATGCCAAAGTGTGAGACATTCCATGGTCAAGGAAAGCTGCTCTGTTTGGATTCAGGATTTAGGGTGGCTATGGCAGGACACTGTTTAATCTTGTAAAAAGGGAGTAGCCTTGCTTACATGTGTACTTTGGATCAGTCAAACAGAACTCAAGTTAAATTTTATGCTTGCattagtaaaaatattttggtatgAGATGCTTTTATGAATGGCAGCATATTAATGGGCAAAACTGCCAATAGCTTCATTTTAAggctctgattttgttttctaaaagcaATCTGATTCCCAATTATGATGATAGAGGCCATCCAACCCCCCTAAATTCTCTGCTCCTGAGTTCTGTGCACTGTATATGACAGGTATAAGAAAAACATAttctaaaaagaaagaacattttggtCATTTCGAAATGCATCAATAAGATGCAAGAGAGACAAAAGACTTCCCAAAGGCCAAACTACCAATGAAAATAATGTTGCAGTTTGGCAGAGGAGGGAAGTGGGGGATATATGCAGGCTGCTTCCTCATAGCATTTCTGAATACCCTTCCAGGGTGTTTTAGCTGTGTGTGAAGCAATTTCTCTGTCATGTGTGCTATTTGACTGAAGTGAATGAGCCAAATTCAATCTGAGTCAGCACATTTTTGTCAggtaaacatttttttaaaatagtggtTTTTGATCTGCTTGAGACAGTGATTAGTGGCAAGGAATTTGGCATTTAAATGATTGACAGGTCCCTGGGACAAAGACTGTGGCTTCCACTATTCTATCAGGGTTTGAGATGCTGTGGATGCTGCAATAATAAATGTGCCACAGTGAAGCAGATCATCTGCAGAAAGATGCTTggggaaatatttcttcatttgtGTGGGGAAAGAGCACTTCTGATAGGAGTTTTGGGGTGTGTGTCTGTACTTCATAATTCCTTACTTCTCTAATTAAAATAGGtgtatattttgtatttaagtTTCTGCTCTGTTAAGTGACTTTTAACTCTTGCATTTAATTATCATTCTGCTGTGTGTTTTCCTAAGCCCTTTACTTCTATTTGTGGAAACAGAGCAGCTTTAACACGTGAATGTATGCAAAGAGTGGTCCATTTTCTGTAGCTTAAAACTGCCAGAGAGGCTTTGATGTTCTAAAGGTTGCCATGAATTAAGCCTAATGCTTTTTCAAttgcatttcaaaatacaaaacataTTTACAGTGAGCTTCCCTAACAGTCAGAAATGGCAGATGGGAAGGATACACATACTGCTCTGGATAATCCTGGAGTTTGGCAGAGGTCAGATTGTTCACTGACCTTGCAGGATATTCCTTGtctttttcccaaggaaaagtTTTCTTCAGTGGTGAGGACATCTGGGACGTTTGTCCCAAATGCTTATCAAAATGAAATGTACTCCATCCCAGTCCTCCAGTCAAATTGGTTTTTTCCATCTACCAGGTTAAAAGATTCATATAACAACGATGTCACAATCCCCAAAAGAATCAGGTTAGCAGATctaaagaagaaacagaagatgcAAAACACGATTTTCTACATCTTACTGCTCTATGAATTTGTCAGGTCAGTGCACCCTCCTGACAAGTGTGGCCTCAAATCAGTGTCCCACTGGCCACTGACTTAAAGATGCTGAGGTTTTTGCACAGCTCCCAGAGATTTTGGCACTCCTGTGCAAAAATGAAATTGCTAATACTATCCCTTGCTCAGCTGCTGTGGTGCTCTCATTCACATGAAACTTACAGATTGCCTCTTGCCTTGGTGTGATTTAAATGCCAGATATTTTCTAGTAATATGATAAACTTCTAGCAACTGTTTTCAAGCAGTGTCCTGGAAGAGAGCTAATGCCTCACTTGTCTGACAAGCCCTTTAAAGATGTGCTGTCCAAGTTGACTGATGTTTCTCCCCCAGATCACTCCACATTAGTAGACCCTCCCtggtcctgcagcagctgggagggagaTGTCAGCTCGGATAGGAAGGATTTTGGGAGATGTGTACTTTTTATTCTAGAACTGCTAGTACTTAGCTCTGAAATAGATGCATTTCTTTGCTCTGTCATGTGACATTCATTGCTTGGAGTTGCTTTCCCTAACCTGTGTCAGTATTAGGGAAAGAAGAACTCCACAGGTTTGTGCAGTTTATCAGCGGGGATTTCCTTTACCGTCACTATTGCTTTCATGGTTTAGACAGCAGCAATCTATTTTCGATGAGCTCAGTTGAAGTCCTCCCAATGCTCCAGATATGGACAGATGCAAATATATTCTCAAAAATATCTGCTTGAAATGAGATGTGTACAGAGTCAGAGTGTGGATCATCTTCTTCAACCTTAGATTTGGGAATGACTTCCAGATGGATGGAAGTCCACAGGACTGTTGCCATTCAGCCAGCAAGGCCCCCTACGCTGGCCTGGTGCAAACTGAAGAGAAGCTTTTGAGGAGCTCTTTTACCCCTTGGATTTGACAAATCAATACCTTAATTTTACAAAGTCCTTTTTCTTACTAAAACAAGCTTTACAGCAGCTTGCATTGGGAAGTTGCTGAATCAACTAATAGTAGTTGCCTTTCTTTTCATCCTTACTGCTTACACTATGAAAAGTTAATCCCTTCCAATGCGTCTTTTCTATGCTGGTCTTCCTTTTTCAGGTACAACAATGAATAAAATTTTAGGCCATATATAATCCCAACTGCTTATCGAGGATGAATGAAATTATCCCACCATCCTTCATGTAACTTTAAAGCACTGGATGTGATGTGCAGAAGTCAAGGGGAATGACTCAAAGGAGTTATCACCACATGGTAAATCTAgccataaaattatttcagctgtaATACTTTAATAACCCCCCTGGTATGAAGTGCATATAGCTCCACTAACTTCAGCACATTTGTTACACTGATGATCTGACCCTAAGGCTTTATTAATAATAGAAacaagatttattttaattgtgcCATGGATATTTAAGTAAAACTCCCTCTAGATTGTAATCTGCTTAAAACACATGCCAGGCTACAGCCCTCAGTCTTTAACACAACTCTCATCATTTTAACTTCCCTTGAGCTCCACGGCTTTCCTTAATGCCATTAAAATAGAATCCTGACACCGGAGAACTGCTGCACTCTAAGTGCTTTGTCAAAACATGATCAGGCACACGAGATACATCACTCCAGTGCTGTCACCTTCTGACTtgaattctgttttcaaaacactttACTGAACTTGGTTGCTGTTTTAGCAACAGAAGCTGAAAAGCAACACCTTCTATTGAAAAGGCAAGCATATTTTAAGCAGATATATTCATTCAATTGTGTTGTAGTTATTTACTCTAATTAGGGAAAGATATAGAGTACCATTCTTTACATATAAAAGGAACTCTGACATATTACTGATTAGAAACACCATTCCACGTCTATGACTGTGACTTGTAAGTATACAAAAGtatgtttttaaacaaacttATTATAAAGCTATAATTCAATTAAAGTAAATAATGATGATTGGATGATTGAAAGATCAGCTGTGTGATAGAAAGAAGTGTTATATAGTTCACGAGACCCAATAAAGAAGGACAAAACCTCTGTCAACATCTGTTATAAATCTTCAAAGCCCTTGTCTAAgtctgttacagtggggatactgtaacacggaggagaccccaacataaGTAAATTATGTTATTCCAATTTATGTAGCTGAAAACATGTCTTGGAGTGTTCCAAGATCCTTCCTCAGAAGAGACAGAAGGACCTGAGAAATAGCTGGGACAGTAATTTGAGGTGATCATACAACAGTGTGCTCGTGGCATGGAAATCTCGTAAATGCAGTTTAACATAACATTTCACTGGGAACTAATAAAGTTCCACTTGGAGCAGTGTTCCTGTGCTGTGAGGTCCCATAAGCTTTGACAGCACTGCTAATGCAAACCTTCAGTGTCTCTGCTGCTCAAAACTTCCATTTACACATTGTAATCCCGGAACTCCTTCCTTATATAATTGGGTCCAGACAAGAATTTTAAGACCAGGGCAATCaaaggtttttctttcagtcttctgTGAGAAGAAGAGTTGGTTATTGTAGGATgctctgttcctgtgctggcaaTAATTGCTCGTGCTGAGCTGAATGCCCAGGCTGGCATattttggagagaaaaaccATGTGCTTTATGTGGGTCAATGTCACATGAACACTCTAAGAAAGTTATGTAAGTACCAAGGCAGAATGTATTTGTGGTGTATTACTCTGCAGCCTTCCATGGATATTTAACCATTTCTCTTCTGTTACAAGGCATAGGTACCTCTCAAATGCCACATTTATAGCTGGGCTTAGTGGAAGATGCTAAACCAGTGCTCAGGCAGCTTTGATCCAGTACTTGCTTCAGTCACAGGCCCTCTCAAACCACTGGCAATTCTTCTCTTTGCAAATAGGGGTGGCAGACATTGTCGTCCCAGCCCCTCATTTGTCTCTTCCTTCCCTGTCAATCACAGTGCAGCGAGAGGAACAATGTGAGCAGGCACAGATCTTCAACTGGAGTCTGCTAGGCTTAACAGATCATGAAGAAAACACAACCTTGTCTTTGTTTGCAAGAGATGGTGGAATATCCACATCACTGCTTGTGCCAGGGTtgaggggctggcagctgccaggtgCTGGCAAATGGCAACAAGACTCTGGGCTAAAGTTTTCAGAGAGCATCACTGGGCAAGcaagaagagacaactgagagagGGAGCCTTACTGCTGGGAGGGGCTGAATCATGAGCACAAACCCCACATTTTCTCCCAACCAAAacctgctgcctgctctccaAATTCCAGATGTgcagtttttcctgttttcccctCACATTTGACAATACACCAGCCTTCTTGATCTCAGCTGTTCCATAGTAAGAAGCTGTCacagctgcatttcagtgctCACAGATGCATTTTAGGCAGTATACAAAGTATCTTGGTTTCCCTCATGCTTTTTCTAAGTTTCTAAATCTacttttcctacttttttttggaaagaaagaaacttttaaaagtaTGTGCTTGTACTTAAAGAGGCCATAGTCTTGCCTgaaatttgttttgatttaaacAGAAATATCTGAAAGGGTTTTCCTACCTATAAAAATCTCCAAAATAGCTGATTCTACTGTACATGGTCTCTGGTGTAAAATAAGTCAATAACTtccattttctgtcatttttctgtttgtaaacaTGGGAAATTTTAAGATACTTATTCTCTTTACCCAGAGCTATGAGTGACATCGGAGATTACATAGGTTCCAACATCGAAATCTCCTGGTTGCCCAACCTGGATGATTTGATGAAAGGGTACGCACGAAATTTCAGGCCTGGGATTGGAGGTGAGATTTGGAGAATAAATAATGTCTCTTTGGTTCTTGCAATCCTTCTGATGTTTATGTGAACTTCATACTTTAAATGATTAAAAAGTTATGATTATCTTTTACTTGGATGATGGAAAAAGATAATAAGCAACAATATGCTTGATTTTGACAAGAGACAGACTGTGCAACAGCAACACAGGCTTCTGATGCAGTTCTTAAATTGTTGACATCTAAGTTGAAGGAATTTTATATTTCGTTACATGGTGATAATTTCTGCATCTGCTTGAAGTCATGCTGTCTTAAACTAGATAATGTAATTTCCAGAAAGGATTCTATAATTTTCAGTCGTTGTGATTTTATCTTGTATTCCTTATCACTGAAGTGAAGCGTGCTGTTGGAAATTGAGGGCACAATCGGTAAAAGATTGAAAACTCTTGCTTTAAGAGTGTACTTTCTAATGGAAAACACTTTAGTGAACTCACTCTATCTGAAAGAATTAACAGTCTGTGGTCATTGATATTTTTATGGGTACTATGATGATGTAAATCACCTCattcaaacattttttcccaGGTCCTCCTGTTAACGTTGCTCTGGCAATCGAAGTAGCCAGCATTGACCACATCTCAGAAGTGAACATGGTACGGTATCAGattttttagttttgctttagaaaaagcAAAGGTTCAAAACCAAAAGTTGTATTTATTGGGATTTATAAACTGATTTCCTATGCAACTCTTGCAATGTGTTCTATATAATATTGATATTGAATCACTTTTTATATCTTGTGCTTATCCATGGTAAGAGTGTATGACCGAAATTCAAATGCTTGGGGCAGCTCCTTGGTTGACTaagtataaaaatatgtatttgcaCTGAAAGCAAGTAATATATTTCTAGGCTGAGACAATGATTTTTGGCCAAGTTCCAAAACATTATCATTGTCAGCATCACTTCTTAACTGGGAATTCTCTTGTCATAGGAATACACCATGACAGTATTTTTGCACCAGAGCTGGCGAGACGACCGTCTGTCTTACAACCACACTAACGAAACTCTGGGCTTGGACAGCAGGTTTGTGGACAAGCTTTGGTTGCCAGATACTTTCATAGTCAATGCCAAGTCTGCCTGGTTCCATGATGTGACTGTGGAAAACAAACTTATCAGGCTCCAGCCAGATGGAGTCATTTTGTACAGCATCAGGTGAGTGACAAACAGTACAAGTATACTCTGTTGTGTGTTAACTTTTTGAACATTCTATAATCACTCAGCTTTCCTGAGGTGATTtcctaaaataattattaattaaaaatggaagaaaagctcCCATCTCCTATCCTTTTCTTTATAAGGAGAAGTCAGGAAGATCTCTTTGGCAGCACTGATCATGTCCAGAATGCCCTCAATGGGAGAGAATCCTCTCATGGCTTTGGTCACCAGGCAAGGAGGTGCTGAATACAGAGCAAAGATTCTGTTCTCCACTCTCTCGCTATTTTCCAAGGGAATTGTGAGCCTGACTTAGGCTCAGCTTCCCTGTCTTTCACACAGACAAAGTAGCATTTCTCACTTTGAAAGAGGGCTGTGGCTGGAAATCAGTAACTATATTGAAAGTTAATTGTGTAATGttctaaaaaataatgaatgtgTACCTTTGAAACTGTGAGCCCAACGTCCCCCTTAAGGTATTGGTAGTGATCTTGGGGACAGTGAAAGGGAGGAGATTGAAtcagaaaattcctttttatcATCATCAGTAGCTGCAGAATCCTCTGCAGCTAGAGGATTCTGTCCAGTTAGACAAGTCATTTGACCTTTCTTCAATTCCCTCTGCCTTTGGGTTTCCCACAGACTCAGGCAACAGCCATAAGGACTTTGAAAACAGTTCCCTTTGTTAGTATTAAGGTTTCAAAGTTTTCCACTCAGTCTTTTGAGTTCTGAGGAAAAGGCTCTGTCTGAATGTAACTAACTGATGTTCATGTTGCTCTGAACAGGATTACCTCAACAGTGGCCTGTGACATGGACCTTTCCAAGTACCCAATGGATGAGCAGGAATGCATGTTGGATTTGGAGAGCTGTAAGGGCTGAGTACATCTGTGTTTTGTGTAAAGCCTGCCTTTATGGTACTGAGATAGATGGAGCTGCTTCTTTAGTCAATGGAATGTAAGGGGTGCCTTGGGGTTTAGAGTGAACAGAAATTCTACATTGCCTGTGTTGGGCATTAGACTATGGACTTTTCAATACCAGTTCAACCCCAGTCCAATCCAAAACTCTAGGATTTCATTTAGGGATGATGAACAATGTACAGTCCTGCTGACAAATGTCTGGAACTTTGTGCTTCATGTGAAACCTTGTGCAGTTGTGACAGTCGCTGGCATTACTGAGATTTGTATCGAATCCAGTGAGAACAAGTAGAAAAGCCCACAGGCAAAATGTGATgtgctatttttaatttatgaaaaaataggaaaaagaaaggattcCCTGCTTTTAATGAATGCCATTGTGACTAACCTTCACATAGCTCTTTAACTTGCCTTGGCATTCCTGTATCTGTTACACAGAAATCCATCAGAATACTGCATGGATGGGCTTCATTCATTTGTAATCACAGAGGAGGgttataaaatttatattttatccAACTTGTATTTAATCTATGATCAGCATGTAATTCCCATGAGCATTAATACTTCTGAATGAAAATCACCACTGACACAAGCAGGGACCACCCAGTCAGGGAAAATTAATCTGGTTTTTAGATCAAGGAGCCTACAGGTCCTGAGGTTTCCAGAGATCTGGGAATAGCAGATCCTGAGCAGATCCCTTGGCCTGTTGATgcaagtttttaattttcttttttgtcactGACTTTGTTTTCTAGGCAGTTAACCACAATACCATTTTATCCTGTCAAAAATAGCAATCTACAGTTTTACTTATGTAATCACCAAATGCAGAGGCAGCAGACATTGCCCCAGCAATTCATTCTCTCTCCCAGCAAGTTCTGCAGGGAGTTTTGGTGGGGGttgaatattttaattgaatttgagggttttaatttcagtgaaacAAGCAGAAATAAAGTCTCTTTAAACAAATGGATGCTTTAGTAGCAAGTTgtcaatgaacagcaaaactaGGAAAGATTGATTTCCTGTGGATTTGCATATTACGTAAATCCCCTCATTCATATCTCCCCTTTCTGTTGTGTTCCTAGTGCCCTGCAGCTCTCCAAAGCAGAGAGTTATCTAGACTGAATCTCAGCACGTTTGCATCGTGTCTGGTGGAAATCAGCATAGGAGAGGAATTAGAGAACTTCCACTATGAGTTCTCTAAGCTCTTAATTTCTCCTTTGAACTCTGTGTTCACTCAGCTTTCTTTTGGCAGATGGCTACTCTTCAGAGGACATTGTCTACCACTGGTCAGAAAACCAGGAGGAGATCCATGGGCTGGATAAGCTGCAGCTTGCTCAATTCACAATTACCAACTACCAGTTCACAACAGAAATTATGAACTTCAAATCTGGTAACAGAATCTTTCTTCAATTCAGGGGCAGTATCTGACTTTttcctgcagagagaaaatatcTATTTTCTATCTATAATAGAAAATCCTTCTTCTTAAGTAACTAATTTAAGAACCTGTCATGTTTCTGATAAGAGTTTTCTTCATCTTCCACTTGTAAGTAATGCCATTCTTTGCTGAGCCTCCAGGTAGCCGCTGTAGCATGCTCTGTCCTTTAGCTCTCTCTGCTTGACAAAATACTGCGTGGAGTAGCCAGACAGCACTTGATAAAAAGCACTTGAGGTATAGTTCACATTTTGTTGACCTAATTTGCAACTTCAGATCGAGAAAAATTTCCATTAGCCCATGATGTTATGAAGCTTATGACGTACAGTCAGATCAGTCTAATTCTACCCCGTAGAAGTCAGTGGTGTGTATGTCTATCACTGGGCTTATTGCAATGTTTGTACAAGATTGGAGTCATTtctttcctgctgatttttcatcctctttcaTGTATTCAGATTCTCATTTATGCTGCACATCTCCTCTAAGCTCTTTTTTGAGTTTGAAATTAACTTggccttttaaaaaatctaaatttagTATCTGGAGGACTTTCTACAGCAGATGATAAGACAGTACACATTTTGAAGCAATACTGTTATTTGAGAAGActcatgattttattttcagatctGGCATTGATATGACCTGAGACAAATCATTTGACCTATTCTTAGCTGATGAAAGCTGCAGTACCTCGTGCAGGGTTTATGAAGCATCAATCGAACAGCATTCAAAAAGCTTTTTGTGATCCTTGTCCAGAAGATGTTAAAGAATGTAGCTCTGTGTCATTATaggaaatgtcatttttaataTCAATTTAAATGTAATTCACGCAGCCAGTATCTTTTCTGCTTGCTCTCTTTTCCAGCAGGTCAGTTTCCCAGGCTCAGTCTCCACTTCCACCTTCGGAGAAATCGAGGAGTTTACATCATCCAGTCTTATGTCCCTTCCATCCTACTGGTGGCCATGTCGTGGGTGTCCTTCTGGATCAGCCAGTCAGCTGTGCCTGCCAGGGTGTCGCTAGGTAAAACAGATCTCCTGGGGGACTCACGGGGAAGGGAGTGCTCAGGTGGTAATTATGCTCTCTGATAAGCCTCGTTAAGGTGTTTTTATGACCACCATGTTTACATTTGCAGAAGGGATGGTCCTTTGAAAGATTTCTCTCCTGTTTTAATTTCTGTCGTTGTCAGGGCAGCTGTCTCAGTAAGGAACAGCAGATAACCACCTAGGGAGGGTTAAAAGCAGTAATGACTGtgagagaaatgaaagaattGATTTGAAGGAACTGGGACAGTGAGAAAAAATGTGTTCCTGGAGCCTGTGGGTTTGTACGTCTGAATAAGTGTTGCCAGTGCAGATGTAAAAGTGTTTGAGGGTTAactctttgggttttgtttctcctatctaggaaaaaaacaaggatAACTTGTTCAAAACAGCCTTAGTcacacaaatgcatttttttacaAATTGCCCTGTTTTGAAAATCAGAAGCCATGGTATTAAGGGGCTTTTGCTGTGAAAATAATCCTCAGCCtcatattaataaatatatttatgtatgttAGTGCATATATTTCTCTCTCATGCTACTCTGCAGGTATAACCACTGTTCTTACAATGACCACACTGATGGTCAGTGCCCGATCCTCGCTTCCACGAGCCTCTGCCATCAAGGCACTGGACGTTTACTTCTGGATCTGCTACGTGTTTGTCTTTGCTGCACTGGTGGAATATGCCTTTGCACATTTCAATGCTGACTacatgaaaaagcagaagaacaaGATAAAGGCGAGAAGGCAGAGTGCAGAGGTCAGTAGGTGTGATACTGGGAATAACTTTGCCAAAGCAGTCACCCTGCATCATGACCTTTTTCTACAACTTCTTCCTAAGAAGAAGGCTTTGAGAATGTTCTCGATGGTGCCTCAGTAATTCAGAGCATGTAAAGCCATAACCAGAGTTATAAGTGGTAGCACAGAGTCTTTCATCAGTTCTGCCAAAGCAAGGGCTAAATCCCATGCAGTGCTTAGGGACCCCGTAGGTGTTTCACCACATTTGTGCCGTGGATATCTTGGATGAATGACACTGCCTTTGCCCTATAAACTGCCGTtgttctcctctttcctttgcagatCAACGTGAAGAATGCCATTGTTCTGTTTTCCCTCTCCATAGCTGGTGTGAACCAGGAACTGGCCATTTCAAACAGGCAGCACCGAATTCCCAGAAGCCTGCCTGGATCATATGGCACAATAGAAATAGAAACTGGAGagacaaaacagcagcagggaatgaAATTGGACAAAAAGACTGGCCTGAAGTCCCTCTTTAAGCCCATTGACGCTGACACCATTGACATTTACGCCAGAGCCGTGTTCCCAGCAGCCTTTGCAGCAGTCAATGTTATATACTGGGTTGCATACACAATgtaaagacaacaaaaaaaggaaagttcatCCGAAGACCTACAAACTGAACAATACCCACAGGCTAAAAAGCCCTCGCTCAAACTGAATTGAGGCATctcttctcaaaatattttccaacaaGCTCAAGACACTTCCAAAGTCAAGAAAGTCCTGCTATGAATTCCTACTAAAAGCAGCGATTTACTGCTGACCTGATTTGATACAGTAAGACTGCACTCTGCCAAACAATTCCAgctctttctttcctgtaatACCATGAGACAACTTTTCATATGTACATATTTGTAGCAAAAGTTTAAATCTTAAATTACCATGGTTTTCCTCCACTTCAAGGGTTGATCAGTAATGAAGATTTGGCTTTTCACACTcagataatttcctttttttgtaatGAAAGAGCTAATTCCTCACTTCTGCACATGAGTGGTTTTCTGCATCTGTGGGCTGGCCTAGGTTTAACAGTAGTGCTAAAGTTGGAGTTTTTAACCAGAAAAATCTCATGAacaaagtaaaaggaaataGAGGGGAGTGGgggtttttcttaaaatattatttgtctTGGATAAAGTACTGAAAAATTTCAATGCTCTTAGTCAcagcatgaaataaaatatactaCATAAAATTCTACTGAATTGTTAATAATGACTGCATTACATTTCAGATCT
Above is a genomic segment from Corvus hawaiiensis isolate bCorHaw1 chromosome 22, bCorHaw1.pri.cur, whole genome shotgun sequence containing:
- the GABRD gene encoding gamma-aminobutyric acid receptor subunit delta isoform X2 — encoded protein: MEFLTWVFPALILLCTQQHRCIRAMSDIGDYIGSNIEISWLPNLDDLMKGYARNFRPGIGGPPVNVALAIEVASIDHISEVNMEYTMTVFLHQSWRDDRLSYNHTNETLGLDSRFVDKLWLPDTFIVNAKSAWFHDVTVENKLIRLQPDGVILYSIRITSTVACDMDLSKYPMDEQECMLDLESYGYSSEDIVYHWSENQEEIHGLDKLQLAQFTITNYQFTTEIMNFKSGQFPRLSLHFHLRRNRGVYIIQSYVPSILLVAMSWVSFWISQSAVPARVSLGITTVLTMTTLMVSARSSLPRASAIKALDVYFWICYVFVFAALVEYAFAHFNADYMKKQKNKIKARRQSAEINVKNAIVLFSLSIAGVNQELAISNRQHRIPRSLPGSYGTIEIETGETKQQQGMKLDKKTGLKSLFKPIDADTIDIYARAVFPAAFAAVNVIYWVAYTM
- the GABRD gene encoding gamma-aminobutyric acid receptor subunit delta isoform X3, with protein sequence MSDIGDYIGSNIEISWLPNLDDLMKGYARNFRPGIGGPPVNVALAIEVASIDHISEVNMEYTMTVFLHQSWRDDRLSYNHTNETLGLDSRFVDKLWLPDTFIVNAKSAWFHDVTVENKLIRLQPDGVILYSIRITSTVACDMDLSKYPMDEQECMLDLESYGYSSEDIVYHWSENQEEIHGLDKLQLAQFTITNYQFTTEIMNFKSAGQFPRLSLHFHLRRNRGVYIIQSYVPSILLVAMSWVSFWISQSAVPARVSLGITTVLTMTTLMVSARSSLPRASAIKALDVYFWICYVFVFAALVEYAFAHFNADYMKKQKNKIKARRQSAEINVKNAIVLFSLSIAGVNQELAISNRQHRIPRSLPGSYGTIEIETGETKQQQGMKLDKKTGLKSLFKPIDADTIDIYARAVFPAAFAAVNVIYWVAYTM
- the GABRD gene encoding gamma-aminobutyric acid receptor subunit delta isoform X1; this encodes MEFLTWVFPALILLCTQQHRCIRAMSDIGDYIGSNIEISWLPNLDDLMKGYARNFRPGIGGPPVNVALAIEVASIDHISEVNMEYTMTVFLHQSWRDDRLSYNHTNETLGLDSRFVDKLWLPDTFIVNAKSAWFHDVTVENKLIRLQPDGVILYSIRITSTVACDMDLSKYPMDEQECMLDLESYGYSSEDIVYHWSENQEEIHGLDKLQLAQFTITNYQFTTEIMNFKSAGQFPRLSLHFHLRRNRGVYIIQSYVPSILLVAMSWVSFWISQSAVPARVSLGITTVLTMTTLMVSARSSLPRASAIKALDVYFWICYVFVFAALVEYAFAHFNADYMKKQKNKIKARRQSAEINVKNAIVLFSLSIAGVNQELAISNRQHRIPRSLPGSYGTIEIETGETKQQQGMKLDKKTGLKSLFKPIDADTIDIYARAVFPAAFAAVNVIYWVAYTM